In Nicotiana tabacum cultivar K326 chromosome 17, ASM71507v2, whole genome shotgun sequence, one DNA window encodes the following:
- the LOC107822993 gene encoding putative disease resistance protein RGA3 — protein MKDESIEKAHKLKHDLLSGAGWRTILHKFKRVTSAKDIDGMGEKQQGLKFIAKQKDEEEMREQRSPLPPTFLGCPSTLLLKEMFDHNKAAVEQDKDKSSKMKDEIFEKAWNFEAHLRSCLHCCLFPDSYEFEKQTMVQLWVAEGFFEPEGDRMEDRARAHFDNLLEKEYVVATEFDSFGAPVKYKVTDAMHRFLQIAPQVGVSYLKVEETDQLGSVSEQMQHLFLISKNIKPTSFKILSRFKHLHTLVLLCEHGSSMGRVPQDLFYSVKQLRSLSLRRSGISEIPISIGSLKSLRYFDVSGTPIKCLPESIVRLQNLQTLKLDGCANLVGLPLKISKLANLRHLEFDLRGPMPVKMGNLTNLQTLRAFPVGTEDGCHIVELKHLVNLRESFCISRLENVLSSHEAKEAAMTNKKYIRELELRWGYRCSGSSKSEEEILDFLKPTACLQKLRILFYNGSIFPSWINNGSYLCNIVNLTLHSCRNCLVLPSLGGLPSLKVLYIVEFSEVRFIDNHFRRSYGNEVDHAFQS, from the exons ATGAAGGATGAAAGTATTGAAAAGGCTCACAAATTGAAGCACGATTTACTTTCGGGTGCTGGATGGAGAACTATTCTTCATAAGTTCAAAAGAGTGACTTCTGCTAAAGATATTGATGGCATGGGAGAAAAGCAGCAG GGACTAAAGTTCATAGCCAAACAAAAGGACGAGGAAGAGATGAGAGAACAAAGGAGTCCACTACCACCCACTTTTTTGGGATGTCCTAGTACGCTGCTACTAAAAGAAATGTTTGATCATAACAAGGCAGCTGTGGAGCAAGACAAAGATAAAAGTTCCAAAATGAAGGATGAAATTTTTGAAAAGGCTTGGAATTTTGAAGCACATTTGAGGTCCTGTTTACATTGTTGCCTCTTTCCTGATAGCTACGAATTTGAGAAGCAAACAATGGTCCAATTATGGGTGGCCGAAGGTTTTTTTGAACCAGAAGGGGATAGAATGGAAGATCGAGCCCGCGCTCACTTTGATAACTTATTAGAAAAAGAATATGTGGTTGCTACTGAATTTGATAGCTTTGGGGCGCCAGTGAAATACAAGGTCACAGACGCGATGCATCGTTTTCTGCAAATTGCACCACAAGTAGGTGTAAGTTATTTGAAAGTAGAGGaaactgatcagttgggcagtgtCTCAGAACAAATGCAACACTTATTTTTGATCTCAAAGAACATTAAACCCACAAGTTTTAAGATTCTCAGCAGGTTCAAGCACTTGCACACATTAGTGTTGCTTTGCGAACATGGTTCTTCTATGGGACGTGTACCACAGGATCTTTTCTATAGTGTGAAGCAGTTGAGGAGTTTGAGTTTGCGTCGAAGTGGCATATCTGAAATACCAATTTCTATTGGGAGCTTAAAATCTTTGCGTTACTTCGATGTCTCAGGAACACCAATCAAGTGTTTGCCTGAATCTATAGTCCGTCTTCAAAATTTGCAAACACTAAAACTTGATGGTTGTGCCAATCTTGTTGGCTTACCTTTGAAAATAAGCAAATTAGCTAACCTCCGCCACTTGGAGTTTGATTTACGTGGTCCAATGCCGGTTAAGATGGGGAATCTAACCAATCTACAAACATTGAGAGCATTCCCGGTGGGTACGGAGGATGGTTGTCATATTGTGGAATTAAAGCATTTAGTTAACCTCAGGGAGTCATTTTGTATTTCAAGGCTTGAAAATGTTTTGAGCTCCCATGAAGCGAAGGAAGCAGCCATGACCAATAAGAAATACATTCGTGAACTAGAGCTAAGATGGGGGTATCGTTGCAGTGGTAGTTCAAAATCTGAAGAAGAGATATTAGATTTCCTTAAACCTACTGCATGCCTTCAGAAATTGCGAATCCTTTTCTACAATGGTTCAATATTTCCCAGTTGGATAAACAATGGTTCATATCTCTGCAACATTGTTAATCTTACTCTACATAGCTGCAGAAATTGTCTTGTCCTGCCATCGCTTGGGGGATTACCATCACTAAAAGTTCTTTACATAGTTGAGTTTTCGGAGGTGAGGTTTATTGATAATCACTTCCGTAGAAGTTATGGTAATGAAGTGGATCACGCATTCCAAAGCTAG